A single window of Pseudomonadota bacterium DNA harbors:
- a CDS encoding type II toxin-antitoxin system VapC family toxin encodes MKVALRVLDAYSLIAYLEGEKGTDTMIEIFKSARDSGKNLLLSVVNWGEVYYITLREEGQKRADETSHLISTLPIEIVPVDLEITKKAAEYKATKKMSYADCFAAALAKLCKAELVTGDEDFKQVESEVKILWIF; translated from the coding sequence GTGAAGGTGGCGCTGAGGGTTCTCGATGCATATAGTCTCATAGCCTATCTTGAAGGTGAAAAAGGCACTGATACTATGATTGAGATTTTCAAATCAGCAAGGGATTCCGGTAAGAACCTTCTCCTTTCTGTAGTGAACTGGGGGGAAGTTTATTATATTACCTTAAGAGAAGAAGGGCAGAAACGCGCAGATGAAACCTCCCATCTTATATCAACCTTACCCATAGAAATAGTTCCGGTGGATTTAGAGATTACAAAGAAAGCTGCTGAATATAAGGCAACTAAAAAAATGTCCTATGCCGACTGTTTCGCAGCTGCATTAGCGAAACTCTGCAAAGCTGAATTGGTAACGGGTGATGAAGATTTCAAACAAGTG